In the genome of Rhizobium rhizogenes, one region contains:
- the uppE gene encoding polysaccharide biosynthesis glycosyltransferase UppE: MTKADKERPQFDLASLRKKISEHEARELSASETVVLNPLARQIANQLRAGNHSPNMVIGQLRLLEFAMLVVIAAIINGIAADRGLEIFLAVFGSGVLGAALCVFLLQAGDCYQLPTLRTPLKMFARIQGAVCLSFVGAACFLLLFFPEALHSWPAFGIWYAISAVAIFTGRLLLGFAIRHWSRNGVMERRAVIVGGGDSARDLIRSLEQQSDNDIRICGIFDDRKSERSPEVVAGYPKLGTFAELVEFARLTKLDMLIIALPLSAEARILQLLRKLWVLPVDIRIAAHANKLRFRPRAYSHVGTVPMLDVFDKPIRDWDSVAKRIFDITFSLIGIALLWPVMVGAGIAVKTTSKGPVLFKQKRHGFNNETINVWKFRSMYTELSDPTAKKAVTKNDPRVTPVGRFLRKSSMDELPQLFNVLYGDLSLVGPRPHAVHAQTGDLKYTEVVEHYFARHKVKPGVTGWAQINGWRGEIDHGDKIKFRTEYDLYYIENWSLFLDLKILFLTPIRLLKSENAY, encoded by the coding sequence ATGACCAAGGCTGACAAGGAAAGACCGCAATTCGATCTGGCGTCGTTGCGCAAGAAAATCTCCGAGCACGAAGCCCGTGAGCTTTCGGCATCCGAAACCGTCGTCCTCAATCCGCTTGCACGACAGATCGCCAACCAGCTGCGTGCCGGCAACCATTCGCCGAATATGGTGATCGGGCAACTGCGGCTGCTGGAATTTGCGATGCTCGTGGTCATTGCCGCCATCATCAACGGCATTGCCGCCGATCGCGGGCTCGAAATCTTTCTTGCGGTTTTCGGCAGCGGGGTGCTGGGTGCGGCCCTCTGCGTTTTCCTGCTGCAGGCGGGCGATTGCTACCAGCTGCCGACGCTGCGGACGCCTCTGAAGATGTTCGCCCGCATTCAGGGCGCCGTCTGCCTGTCCTTCGTTGGCGCCGCCTGTTTCCTTCTCCTCTTTTTCCCTGAGGCCCTGCATTCCTGGCCGGCATTCGGCATATGGTACGCGATAAGCGCGGTTGCCATTTTCACCGGGCGGCTGCTGCTCGGCTTCGCCATTCGCCACTGGAGCCGCAACGGCGTGATGGAACGCCGCGCCGTCATCGTCGGCGGCGGCGATTCTGCCAGAGACCTCATCCGCTCGCTGGAGCAGCAATCGGACAATGATATCCGTATCTGCGGGATTTTCGACGACCGGAAGAGCGAGCGCTCTCCCGAGGTTGTCGCCGGTTATCCGAAGCTTGGCACCTTTGCGGAACTGGTGGAATTCGCCCGTCTGACGAAACTCGATATGCTGATCATCGCCCTGCCGCTCAGCGCCGAGGCACGCATTCTCCAGCTTCTGCGCAAACTCTGGGTGCTGCCGGTCGATATCCGCATCGCGGCCCATGCCAACAAGCTGCGTTTCCGTCCCCGCGCCTATTCCCATGTCGGCACCGTGCCGATGCTCGACGTGTTCGACAAGCCGATCCGCGACTGGGATTCGGTGGCGAAGCGCATATTCGACATCACCTTCAGCCTCATCGGCATAGCCCTTCTGTGGCCGGTGATGGTGGGTGCTGGCATTGCCGTGAAAACGACGTCGAAAGGTCCCGTCCTCTTCAAGCAGAAGCGTCACGGCTTCAACAATGAAACGATCAATGTCTGGAAGTTCCGCTCCATGTATACGGAACTCAGCGACCCAACCGCCAAGAAGGCCGTCACCAAGAACGACCCGCGCGTCACGCCGGTCGGGCGTTTCCTGCGCAAATCCTCGATGGATGAGCTGCCGCAGCTTTTCAACGTCCTCTACGGTGATCTGTCTCTCGTCGGGCCGCGGCCGCACGCCGTCCACGCCCAGACCGGCGATCTGAAATATACCGAGGTGGTGGAGCATTATTTCGCGCGCCACAAGGTCAAGCCCGGCGTGACCGGATGGGCGCAGATCAATGGCTGGCGCGGCGAGATCGACCACGGCGACAAGATCAAGTTCCGCACCGAATACGATCTTTATTACATCGAGAACTGGTCGCTGTTTCTCGATCTCAAGATCCTGTTCCTGACGCCGATCCGGCTGCTCAAATCGGAAAACGCCTATTGA
- the uppB gene encoding polysaccharide biosynthesis protein UppB has protein sequence MNGDRIDDRDVDIDLAELVAAIWRRRGRIAAVTLLAGGAAFIAASMMSPAYKGEARVLIESRAASFGASQQSNAPAEPVLDELTVSSQVQILQSVDLIKQVAKDMKLYELDEFDPEAHPSLVSRLLVALGAKKDPLQVLPEERVLKAFREKLQVYQVESSRVITVEFSSEDPKLAAAIPNEMMKAYIALQSGAKLDTSTEAARWLEPEIANLREKVREADKKVADYRASSDLLSAGQGETLATRQLGDISTELGRIRGERANAEARAEGVRSALASGRPLDTFPDVVGSPTIQRLKENETTIRSQISDLSSSLLEGHPRIRALRNQLDGIQRQIQEETRKVLASLENEANVSRLRERQLVQQLNVLKSESVRAGEQQVGLNDLEREASAQRQLLETYLARYREATSRAGSADSTPADARVISTAVEPREPYFPKAGAITIVVTLAAFLLSCIVVMLVELFTGRALKPVGRSEAPPLSDPPPPPARAPVAADESTNAPEQPVAARHENISPPSAGAIPAAAYQPVSEEERQMPVAATAAIPALPGEDVVAAKEVAAKEVVAEESADTSDDFSIDAVAGFLATRLAKPVAAVISPAGDSGSTTTVMLARALSEMGRSVVLVDMTASACPTRLMVPEAGLPGVMDLLAGAAAFGETIHGDRLSDAHIVPRGNAQPREAMRAIDRLTMILGALSDAYDTVLVECGAVQISSLEKMLRNLPAEIIVSVPGKDGEMLEKTLDELVAHGYEQALPMTGMRKPGHLSAA, from the coding sequence ATGAACGGCGATCGCATTGACGACAGGGATGTGGATATCGATCTTGCGGAGCTTGTCGCGGCCATATGGCGGCGCAGGGGCCGCATCGCAGCCGTCACGCTTCTGGCCGGAGGCGCCGCCTTCATCGCCGCCAGCATGATGTCGCCTGCCTACAAGGGCGAGGCGCGGGTCCTCATCGAATCCCGCGCGGCTTCCTTCGGCGCTTCCCAGCAGTCCAACGCGCCGGCTGAGCCCGTGCTCGACGAACTGACGGTTTCGAGCCAGGTGCAGATCCTGCAGTCGGTCGACCTCATCAAGCAGGTCGCCAAAGACATGAAGCTTTACGAGCTGGATGAATTCGATCCGGAGGCGCATCCGTCGCTCGTCTCGCGGCTGCTGGTTGCGCTCGGGGCCAAGAAGGACCCGCTTCAGGTGTTGCCTGAAGAACGGGTGCTGAAGGCGTTCCGGGAAAAATTGCAGGTCTATCAGGTCGAAAGCTCGCGCGTTATCACGGTCGAATTCTCTTCCGAGGACCCGAAGCTCGCGGCCGCCATCCCCAATGAGATGATGAAGGCCTATATCGCGCTGCAAAGCGGCGCGAAACTGGACACCAGCACAGAAGCGGCCCGCTGGCTTGAGCCGGAAATCGCCAATCTGCGCGAAAAGGTGCGCGAGGCGGACAAGAAGGTCGCGGATTATCGTGCTTCGTCCGATCTTCTGTCCGCGGGGCAGGGCGAAACGCTTGCCACACGGCAACTCGGCGATATCTCCACCGAACTCGGCCGTATCCGTGGCGAGCGCGCCAATGCGGAAGCGCGGGCGGAAGGCGTGCGGAGCGCGCTGGCAAGCGGCCGTCCTCTGGATACTTTCCCGGATGTCGTTGGCTCTCCGACGATCCAGCGGCTGAAGGAAAACGAGACCACCATTCGCAGTCAGATTTCCGATCTGTCGTCCTCGCTGCTGGAAGGCCATCCGCGCATCCGGGCCCTGCGTAACCAGCTTGACGGCATACAGCGGCAAATCCAGGAAGAAACCCGCAAGGTGCTCGCAAGCCTTGAAAACGAGGCCAATGTTTCGCGTCTGCGGGAGCGCCAGCTGGTCCAGCAGTTGAATGTGCTGAAATCGGAAAGCGTGCGCGCCGGCGAGCAGCAGGTCGGCCTGAACGATCTGGAACGGGAAGCCTCCGCGCAGAGGCAGCTTCTGGAAACCTATCTTGCCCGTTACCGCGAGGCGACATCGCGTGCCGGTTCGGCCGACTCCACGCCCGCCGATGCGCGCGTGATCTCGACGGCGGTGGAGCCGCGTGAACCCTATTTCCCCAAGGCCGGTGCCATTACCATCGTCGTCACCCTGGCGGCGTTTCTGCTTTCCTGCATCGTTGTCATGCTGGTGGAACTCTTCACCGGCCGGGCCTTGAAGCCGGTGGGCAGGAGTGAGGCTCCGCCGCTCTCCGATCCACCGCCCCCGCCTGCGCGCGCGCCGGTCGCTGCGGATGAGAGCACGAATGCGCCGGAACAGCCGGTTGCCGCGCGCCACGAGAATATATCGCCGCCCTCCGCCGGAGCGATCCCGGCCGCCGCATACCAGCCCGTTTCCGAAGAGGAACGGCAGATGCCGGTCGCGGCCACGGCCGCCATACCAGCCTTGCCCGGAGAAGACGTGGTTGCCGCGAAAGAAGTGGCTGCGAAAGAGGTTGTGGCGGAAGAGAGTGCCGACACGTCCGACGATTTCTCGATCGACGCCGTTGCGGGCTTCCTTGCCACGCGTCTTGCCAAACCGGTCGCTGCGGTCATATCGCCGGCCGGCGACAGCGGTTCGACCACGACCGTCATGCTTGCACGTGCCCTGTCTGAGATGGGCCGTTCGGTCGTTCTCGTCGACATGACGGCCTCGGCCTGTCCCACGCGTCTGATGGTGCCCGAGGCCGGGCTGCCGGGCGTCATGGACCTTCTGGCGGGTGCTGCCGCCTTTGGCGAAACCATTCACGGTGACCGGCTTTCCGATGCCCATATCGTGCCGCGTGGCAACGCGCAGCCGCGCGAGGCGATGCGCGCCATAGACCGCCTGACAATGATCCTCGGCGCCCTGTCGGATGCCTATGATACGGTTCTGGTCGAGTGCGGCGCGGTGCAGATTTCGAGCCTTGAAAAAATGCTGCGCAACCTGCCGGCGGAAATCATCGTCTCCGTGCCCGGCAAGGATGGCGAAATGCTGGAAAAGACGCTCGATGAGCTGGTGGCGCATGGTTACGAACAGGCATTGCCGATGACCGGCATGCGCAAGCCGGGACATTTGAGCGCCGCTTGA
- a CDS encoding COX15/CtaA family protein, whose translation MTMANGSADMVVEAALQKQEKNRRLLRIWLRVVLFTLFCLVLVGGATRLTESGLSITEWKPIHGAIPPLSVAEWEEEFQLYKRIPQYQEINKGMSLDEFKTIFWWEWAHRLLARAIGVIFALPLAFFWLTGRVEKRLRLPLVGLLGLGGFQGFIGWWMVSSGLVNRTDVSQYRLATHLTIACLIFAGCMWILRGLSHHSPEAADEKTGRGFAALLTVLCLFQIYLGALVAGLNAGLSYNTWPLMDGSLVPGDLFLQQPWWINLFENPKTVQFVHRLGAYTLFAATLWHMVSMARALPNTPHARRAVLFFVLVSIQAALGITTLLMHVDIHVALAHQGMALIVLGFAVAHWRGFIGEYPAPVAVEVRD comes from the coding sequence ATGACGATGGCAAACGGTTCTGCGGACATGGTGGTGGAGGCTGCCCTGCAGAAACAGGAGAAGAACCGCCGCCTGCTGCGCATCTGGCTGCGCGTCGTTCTCTTCACGCTCTTCTGTCTTGTCCTCGTCGGCGGCGCCACGCGGCTTACCGAATCCGGCCTGTCGATCACTGAATGGAAGCCGATCCACGGTGCCATTCCGCCGCTTTCCGTCGCCGAATGGGAGGAGGAATTCCAGCTCTACAAGCGCATTCCCCAATATCAGGAAATCAACAAGGGCATGTCGCTCGACGAGTTCAAGACGATTTTCTGGTGGGAATGGGCGCATCGCCTGCTTGCCCGCGCCATCGGCGTCATCTTCGCCCTGCCACTCGCCTTCTTCTGGCTCACCGGCCGCGTCGAAAAGCGCCTGCGCCTGCCGCTGGTGGGCCTTCTGGGGCTCGGCGGCTTCCAGGGTTTCATCGGCTGGTGGATGGTCTCTTCCGGTCTCGTCAACCGCACGGATGTCTCGCAATATCGCCTTGCCACGCATCTGACCATCGCCTGCCTCATCTTCGCGGGCTGCATGTGGATATTGCGCGGCCTGTCGCATCATTCCCCCGAGGCCGCCGACGAAAAGACGGGCAGGGGTTTTGCCGCGCTGCTGACGGTGCTCTGTCTCTTCCAGATCTATCTCGGCGCATTGGTGGCGGGGCTGAATGCCGGTCTTTCCTATAATACCTGGCCGCTGATGGATGGCTCGCTGGTGCCGGGCGATCTCTTCCTGCAGCAGCCCTGGTGGATCAACCTTTTCGAGAACCCCAAGACGGTACAATTCGTCCACCGCCTCGGTGCCTACACGCTGTTTGCCGCCACGCTATGGCATATGGTGTCTATGGCCCGCGCCTTGCCCAATACACCGCATGCCCGCCGCGCGGTGCTGTTCTTCGTGCTCGTCTCCATTCAGGCGGCGCTCGGCATCACCACGCTTTTGATGCATGTGGATATTCATGTCGCGCTCGCGCATCAGGGCATGGCGCTGATCGTGCTTGGTTTC
- the uppC gene encoding polysaccharide export protein UppC, whose product MPLAGSRHVTALTLAVLTALSGCAAYQPAPRSFNEAALQPYHVDSGDRLRINVFEQAGLTNTYTVDQAGYVAFPLVGQVPARGKTLPQLEAAIAAKLRQGYLRDPDVTIEIDRYRPVFIMGEVGRPGQYSYVPGMTVQNAIAIAGGFTPRANQADVDITRKINAEVMTGRIGITAPILAGDTVYVRERFF is encoded by the coding sequence ATGCCGCTCGCCGGATCACGACATGTCACCGCACTGACACTTGCCGTCCTGACGGCCCTTTCCGGTTGCGCGGCATATCAACCCGCGCCAAGGTCGTTCAATGAGGCCGCCTTGCAGCCCTATCACGTCGACAGCGGCGACCGGCTGCGCATCAACGTCTTCGAACAGGCTGGACTGACCAACACCTATACGGTCGATCAGGCCGGTTACGTCGCCTTCCCGCTCGTCGGTCAGGTTCCCGCCCGCGGCAAGACGCTGCCGCAGCTCGAAGCCGCCATCGCCGCCAAGCTGCGCCAGGGTTATCTGCGCGATCCCGATGTGACAATCGAGATCGACCGTTATCGCCCCGTCTTCATCATGGGTGAAGTGGGTCGTCCCGGCCAGTATTCCTATGTACCGGGCATGACGGTGCAAAACGCCATCGCCATTGCCGGCGGCTTCACGCCGCGCGCCAACCAGGCCGATGTCGACATTACCCGCAAGATCAACGCCGAGGTGATGACCGGCCGGATCGGAATCACCGCACCCATTCTGGCGGGCGATACGGTCTATGTGCGTGAACGCTTCTTCTGA
- the uppA gene encoding polysaccharide biosynthesis GNAT family N-acetyltransferase UppA: MAAAGPVITSQSKAPATVQDERRGADRLAIDLVDDTSAIRSDWEQMESDPLNSLHQGFGWCSIWAQTQGSPLLVIRGSQGGKTVFLLPLEIVKEGGIRKARFPGGRFNNINTGLFDPAFAEQASQKTADAIAREARKLLHGRADILALQNIPLAWRGRTNPLSYLASVENQNPAFQLPLLESFETTLRQVNAKRRRKKFRIQSRRAEEMGGYSHVIARSPQEKCELLQAFFRQKAARFASQGIPDVFRHQSVRDFFYDLANFPETGTDSLLELHAIRLHGENEGVIAAISGLSRKQDHIICQFGSIDEAVSELSPGELLFWLMIERACRERAAIFDFGVGDQLYKRSWCPLSTSQHDIFLPVTLKGRAAASAYVAIARTKSLIKSNPALYALIQRFRAGRPRTDVTD; the protein is encoded by the coding sequence ATGGCGGCTGCGGGGCCGGTCATAACAAGCCAGAGCAAGGCACCGGCCACCGTTCAGGACGAACGGCGGGGTGCTGACCGTTTGGCGATCGATCTCGTCGACGATACTTCCGCCATCCGTTCCGACTGGGAGCAGATGGAAAGCGACCCGCTCAATTCACTGCATCAGGGTTTCGGCTGGTGCTCCATCTGGGCGCAGACTCAAGGGAGCCCGCTGCTGGTCATTCGCGGCAGTCAGGGTGGAAAGACGGTCTTCCTGCTGCCTCTCGAAATCGTGAAGGAAGGCGGCATCCGCAAGGCGCGTTTTCCGGGTGGCCGTTTCAACAATATCAATACCGGCCTCTTCGATCCGGCTTTTGCCGAACAGGCCAGCCAGAAAACCGCAGACGCCATCGCGCGAGAAGCGCGAAAACTGCTGCATGGCCGCGCGGATATCCTTGCCCTGCAGAACATACCGCTCGCCTGGCGCGGCAGGACCAATCCGCTCTCGTATCTCGCTTCCGTCGAAAACCAGAACCCGGCCTTTCAACTGCCGCTGCTGGAGAGTTTTGAAACCACCCTGCGGCAGGTCAATGCCAAAAGAAGACGGAAGAAATTCCGTATCCAGAGCCGAAGGGCCGAGGAAATGGGCGGTTACAGCCATGTGATCGCCCGTTCACCGCAGGAAAAATGCGAATTGCTGCAGGCTTTTTTCCGGCAGAAGGCCGCCCGCTTCGCATCTCAGGGCATTCCGGATGTTTTCCGGCACCAATCGGTGAGGGATTTCTTCTACGATCTCGCCAATTTTCCCGAGACCGGCACGGACAGTCTTCTCGAACTGCACGCCATTCGCCTGCATGGTGAAAACGAGGGGGTCATTGCGGCCATATCCGGTCTTTCGCGCAAGCAGGATCACATCATCTGCCAGTTCGGATCGATCGATGAGGCGGTTTCGGAACTCAGTCCCGGTGAGTTGCTGTTCTGGCTGATGATCGAGCGGGCCTGTCGCGAAAGAGCCGCGATCTTCGATTTCGGTGTCGGCGACCAGCTTTACAAACGCAGCTGGTGCCCGCTTTCCACATCGCAGCACGATATATTCCTGCCGGTGACGCTGAAGGGCCGCGCAGCGGCGTCCGCCTATGTCGCCATCGCCCGGACGAAGAGCCTGATCAAGTCCAATCCGGCACTCTATGCGCTGATACAGCGTTTCCGAGCCGGGCGGCCAAGGACAGACGTCACGGACTGA
- the uppD gene encoding polysaccharide biosynthesis type 4 glycosyltransferase UppD, translating into MSDDGPPLRIIHCFRSPVGGVFRHVRDLIEEHVKQGHKVGIVCDSSTGGAHEERLFAQITPMLELGLTRLPIRRSISPGDLMALWKSYKHIKSLRPDILHGHSAKGGALARLIGSLLRANRYRVARLYSPHGGSLHYDRNSVKGQLFLRLERFQERFTDALCFVCKYEQTAYETKVGKPRTRTAMIYNGVQESEFETVPPREGAAHFLYIGMLRDLKGPDVFIRAFARMERSIGQPMSGVIVGDGPDRDKYAAMIDQAGLSRRISMHAAMPARQAFELATTVVVPSRAEAMPYIVLEALAAGKTVIASHVGGIPEVLGEDSEALVPAGDADALAKIMVRDIEDADWATRVMPRPDSFRAKFSTPVMADDMMKLYRDLLLL; encoded by the coding sequence GTGTCGGATGACGGCCCTCCCCTGCGCATCATTCACTGTTTTCGCTCCCCCGTCGGCGGCGTCTTCCGCCATGTCCGCGACCTGATCGAAGAACATGTCAAACAGGGCCACAAGGTCGGCATCGTTTGCGACAGCTCGACCGGCGGCGCGCATGAGGAACGGCTTTTCGCGCAGATCACCCCGATGCTGGAGCTTGGCCTCACCCGCCTGCCCATCCGACGGTCCATCAGCCCCGGCGACCTTATGGCGCTGTGGAAATCCTACAAGCACATCAAAAGTTTGCGGCCGGACATCCTGCACGGGCACAGCGCCAAGGGTGGCGCTCTTGCCCGGCTGATCGGCTCATTGCTGCGGGCGAACAGGTATCGCGTAGCCCGCCTCTATTCGCCGCATGGCGGCAGCCTGCACTATGACCGCAACAGCGTGAAGGGCCAGCTGTTCCTGCGGCTCGAGCGGTTTCAGGAGCGCTTCACCGACGCGCTCTGCTTCGTCTGCAAATACGAACAGACGGCTTATGAAACCAAGGTCGGCAAACCGCGCACCCGCACGGCAATGATCTATAACGGCGTGCAGGAAAGCGAATTCGAGACCGTGCCGCCCCGTGAGGGCGCCGCGCATTTCCTCTATATCGGCATGTTACGCGACCTCAAGGGACCCGACGTCTTCATCAGGGCCTTTGCCAGGATGGAGCGCAGCATTGGCCAGCCCATGTCCGGCGTCATCGTCGGCGACGGCCCCGACAGGGACAAATATGCGGCGATGATCGATCAGGCCGGGCTGTCCCGGCGGATTTCCATGCATGCAGCCATGCCCGCCAGACAGGCTTTTGAACTGGCGACGACCGTGGTGGTTCCCTCACGCGCCGAAGCGATGCCCTATATCGTGCTCGAAGCGCTCGCAGCGGGCAAGACGGTCATCGCTTCGCATGTCGGGGGTATTCCCGAGGTTCTGGGCGAGGACAGCGAGGCCCTCGTTCCGGCCGGAGATGCAGATGCTCTCGCGAAAATCATGGTCAGGGATATTGAGGACGCCGACTGGGCAACAAGGGTCATGCCACGGCCCGACAGCTTCAGGGCGAAGTTTTCAACGCCGGTCATGGCTGATGACATGATGAAGCTCTATCGTGACCTGCTGTTGCTCTAA
- the uppF gene encoding polysaccharide biosynthesis O-antigen ligase family protein UppF gives MTHTGYQHAPGFDAPLATMRLIGSFFIAFGVFLSGFVISEPAPYELMMVGQVALWFLLGLRLSRTVVLLLCLLLAFNVGGYLSLTTMADLDEGPLYLAVSTFLALTSVFYAAIIEDKFQRLLLIFRAWLAAALITSLLGIIGYFHALPGFEVFTLYDRAKGAFQDPNVFGPFLVTPSLYLIYGLLSGKAMHAPWRILGLLILSLGVFLSFSRAAWGLFLFAAVLLVFVMLLKERTAAFRLKILVLFLVAVALMVAAVIIALQFKQVADLFSSRASAVQSYDGGHLGRFARHYLGFLLAMEHPLGIGPLVFDDIFPAAEHNIWLKSLTTHGWFGFVIYLVLICWTIAAGFRHLLRPRPWQPFLIISWVTFVGHVMIGAVIDTDHWRHFFLLLGILWGCMALEKRESLRHRTSRA, from the coding sequence TTGACCCACACCGGTTACCAGCACGCTCCGGGTTTCGATGCGCCGTTGGCCACCATGCGGCTCATCGGCTCGTTCTTCATCGCCTTCGGCGTGTTTCTCTCCGGCTTCGTCATTTCCGAACCGGCGCCTTACGAGCTGATGATGGTGGGACAGGTCGCGCTCTGGTTCCTGCTTGGCCTGCGCCTTTCACGCACCGTCGTGCTGCTTCTGTGCCTGCTGCTTGCCTTCAATGTCGGCGGCTATCTGTCGCTGACCACCATGGCCGATCTGGATGAGGGACCGCTTTATCTCGCGGTATCGACCTTTCTGGCACTCACCTCGGTTTTTTATGCCGCAATCATCGAAGACAAGTTCCAGCGGCTGCTGCTGATTTTCCGGGCTTGGCTGGCGGCGGCGCTGATCACCTCCCTGCTCGGCATCATCGGCTATTTCCATGCCCTTCCGGGCTTCGAGGTATTTACCCTCTACGACCGCGCCAAGGGAGCATTTCAGGACCCGAACGTCTTTGGTCCCTTTCTGGTGACACCGTCGCTTTACCTGATCTACGGCCTGCTTTCCGGCAAGGCGATGCATGCGCCCTGGCGCATCCTCGGACTGCTGATCCTGTCGCTTGGCGTGTTCCTGTCATTCTCGCGCGCAGCCTGGGGCCTGTTTCTGTTCGCCGCGGTCCTGCTCGTTTTCGTCATGCTGCTGAAGGAGCGCACAGCGGCATTTCGCCTGAAGATCCTCGTGCTGTTTCTCGTCGCGGTGGCGCTCATGGTGGCGGCGGTCATCATCGCACTGCAATTCAAGCAGGTGGCCGATCTGTTCTCCAGCCGCGCCTCGGCGGTGCAATCCTATGATGGCGGACATCTCGGGCGTTTTGCCCGTCACTATCTCGGTTTCCTGCTGGCGATGGAACATCCGCTCGGCATCGGCCCGCTGGTCTTTGACGATATCTTTCCCGCCGCCGAACATAATATCTGGCTGAAAAGCCTGACCACGCATGGCTGGTTCGGCTTCGTCATCTATCTTGTCCTGATCTGCTGGACCATCGCCGCCGGTTTCAGGCATCTGCTGCGTCCCCGGCCCTGGCAACCGTTCCTGATCATTTCCTGGGTGACCTTCGTCGGCCACGTAATGATCGGCGCCGTTATCGACACCGATCACTGGCGGCATTTCTTCCTGCTGCTCGGTATATTGTGGGGCTGCATGGCGCTGGAAAAACGCGAAAGCCTGCGTCATCGCACAAGCAGGGCCTAA
- a CDS encoding DUF2842 domain-containing protein, whose protein sequence is MPPRLRSLIGTIVIICLVVIYAVAATAIASATLAQSPWWVHLAYFVLSGLLWILPAMLIIKWMAGPKKQG, encoded by the coding sequence ATGCCCCCTCGCCTCAGATCGCTTATCGGCACCATCGTCATCATCTGCCTCGTCGTCATCTACGCGGTGGCGGCGACGGCCATCGCCTCGGCGACGCTGGCGCAATCGCCCTGGTGGGTGCATCTCGCCTATTTCGTGCTGAGCGGGCTTCTGTGGATCCTGCCGGCGATGCTCATCATCAAATGGATGGCTGGCCCCAAAAAACAGGGATGA